The Podospora pseudopauciseta strain CBS 411.78 chromosome 7 map unlocalized CBS411.78m_7.2, whole genome shotgun sequence genome contains a region encoding:
- a CDS encoding uncharacterized protein (EggNog:ENOG503PBFW; COG:S), translating into MSSTQEMASKNDRPDHEFWNAFIHGTLLPWRHRDYVRAAYMTILLHENRDRGLLEIASDFAANMLSLKQRASRLNHQPESRTETVFWLYQIKSAIEAAQGSSTDDKHFTPPSFDMVLAKRPELLDRKLIDQYYSVYLQNMCYTHRYYVLPNLKPLEPPRKAPRSFFGFGNNSAPEPFEHERYLNMAFAIVQRYLREGETRRRSWFIERGFDALRQQFMRMRAPVDARTGVFAEKPSSGLEPFSETKAYFYVQLVHIALTKLTTGGHHDMVQRMRYQTFKRLFGIEPNIWKKHYSAKRWTSFKALGGFQPPDLKPLPDTIDASYNKGSSIFLTALGGSGGPSDTEESVKPKSWDDLFLKEGLEPELPLEEVIAFHRSILLEDAKSIDRTAPLSPSHLPTPAHLLKYIYTTLLTASSMATLPTRATHCLSTLLQHAPLPKTHLIFYLNYLLNFCTPGIELAYPGLFPSNKTPSWQGKIQFRPITTTTTTNPETNKTETRHTRYHNCPCHNGTPLPYYIGPSACEYPVNFPYEHPPQLYHGCSCHKEEKIDQDKLAEIVAGMYAEREASEVWKGGQRDGNTGFGKKKVRDREEMFVEWVRRWPELVFVEFSPGGEKRGLVEIWEGREREIIMLMREEDGGVGVMGVVPVADGEGEEEGEGDEKTVAGDREVRSGDEEDWELLSQAGTLYEK; encoded by the exons ATGTCGTCCACTCAAGAAATGGCTTCGAAAAATGACCGACCTGACCATGAATTTTGGAATGCCTTCATCCACGGCACTCTGCTTCCATGGCGTCACAGGGACTATGTTCGGGCTGCCTACATGACCATTCTTCTCCACGAAAATAGAGATCGCGGTCTCCTCGAGATAGCCAGCGACTTCGCCGCCAACATGCTTTCGCTGAAGCAGCGGGCGTCCCGGTTGAACCATCAGCCTGAGTCACG AACAGAAACTGTTTTTTGGCTCTATCAAATCAAATCGGCTATTGAGGCTGCGCAAGGATCTTCAACTGATGACAAGCACTTCACACCGCCCTCGTTCGACATGGTGCTCGCTAAACGCCCGGAACTCCTTGACCGCAAGCTGATCGACCAGTACTACAGCGTGTATCTTCAGAACATGTGCTATACTCATCGGTATTATGTTTTACCCAATCTCAAGCCTCTTGAGCCACCCAGAAAAGCTCCAAGGTCTTTCTTTGGGTTCGGCAACAACTCTGCGCCGGAACCTTTTGAGCACGAGCGCTATCTCAATATGGCCTTTGCCATTGTCCAGCGGTATCTGCGCGAGGGTGAAACCCGACGAAGAAGCTGGTTCATCGAGCGAGGGTTTGATGCCCTGCGTCAACAGTTCATGCGTATGAGGGCGCCAGTGGACGCTCGCACTGGGGTCTTTGCTGAAAAGCCATCTTCGGGTTTGGAACCATTTTCAGAAACAAAAGCCTACTTTTATGTCCAGCTTGTTCACATTGCCctcaccaagctcaccaCTGGTGGTCACCATGACATGGTTCAAAGAATGCGGTATCAAACGTTCAAACGACTCTTCGGCATCGAACCCAACATCTGGAAGAAACACTACAGCGCGAAACGATGGACGAGTTTCAAAGCCCTCGGGGGTTTCCAGCCACCTGATCTCAAGCCCCTCCCGGATACCATTGACGCTTCGTACAACAAGGGCAGCAGCATTTTCCTTACCGCTTTAGGAGGTTCTGGTGGCCCTTCCGATACCGAAGAATCCGTCAAACCCAAATCCTGGGACGACTTGTTTCTCAAAGAAGGCCTCGAACCCGAACTCCCCCTCGAAGAGGTCATCGCCTTCCACcgctccatcctcctcgaagaCGCCAAATCCATCGACCGCACCGCCCCcctatccccctcccacctccctaCCCCCGCCCACTTGCTCAAATACATATACACCACACTCCTCACCGCCAGCTCCATggccaccctccccacccgcGCAACCCActgcctctccaccctcctccagcacgccccccttcccaaaacCCACCTAATCTTCTACCTAAACTACCTCCTCAACTTCTGCACCCCAGGCATAGAACTAGCCTACCCAGGCCTCTTCCCCTCGAACAAGACCCCCTCCTGGCAGGGAAAAATCCAGTTCcgtcccatcaccaccacaaccaccaccaacccagaaACGAACAAAACAGAAACAAGACACACCCGGTACCACAACTGCCCTTGTCACAACGGCACGCCGCTTCCTTATTATATTGGTCCATCGGCGTGTGAATACCCCGTTAACTTCCCCTATGAGCACCCACCTCAGTTATACCACGGTTGTTCCTGCCATAAGGAAGAAAAGATTGATCAGGATAAGCTGGCGGAGATTGTGGCGGGGATGTATGCCGAGAGAGAGGCGAGTGAGgtttggaaaggggggcaGAGGGATGGAAACACGGGGTTTGGCAAGAAAAAGGTGAGAGATCGGGAGGAGATGTTTGTTGAGTGGGTTAGGCGGTGGCCTGAGTTGGTGTTTGTGGAGTTTTCGCctgggggggagaagagggggttggtggagatttgggaggggagggaaagggagattATTAtgttgatgagggaggaggatgggggggtgggggttatgggggtggtgccagttgcggatggggagggggaagaagagggggagggggatgagaagACTGTGGCTGGGGATCGGGAGGTGAGGAGtggagacgaggaggattGGGAGCTGTTGAGTCAGGCTGGGACGCTGTATGAGAAATGA
- a CDS encoding uncharacterized protein (EggNog:ENOG503NY8F), protein MHEEVKELKAIIVRLESRAINSFIDTNCRLNDLQFAQICQSLRQAAEYHLLPEPETTYRRNIALQRVTERAGRGAFLCTFDWASSKLTAFSSASKLRSLALIRGGYHSRDQTRGLIISTLTLLRSSNIPVIWALKIPHYESKQVPVTSVMKYLILQVMQLPGTVLTELDAANACTRFYRAVTVEDYWLILASLLASVANLYIVIDVDIAEEFPWMEAASRMFGQLDQRGAKTRLRVILVTNRPVVSAEDRRDHLVIKAPSNNAVTGPRSGTQSRRGAGMNGIRSRASGRRTLRLT, encoded by the exons ATGCATGAGGAGGTGAAAGAGCTGAAGGCCATAATCGTGA GATTGGAAAGTAGGGCAATCAACAGCTTCATTGATACCAACTGCCGTCTGAACGATTTGCAGTTTGCTCAAATTTGTCAGTCTCTTCGGCAAGCCGCGGAGTATCACCTCCTTCCGGAACCAGAAACAACATACAGACGCAACATAGCTCTTCAGAGGGTAACTGAGAGAGCTGGCCGAGGTGCCTTTTTATGCACATTCGATTGGGCTAGTTCCAAGTTGACGGCGTTCTCATCCGCCTCGAAGCTCAGATCTTTGGCGCTCATTCGCGGTGGCTATCACTCGAGAGACCAGACCCGAGGTCTGATCATATCGACACTGACACTTCTCCGCTCTTCCAACATTCCAGTTATATGGGCGCTGAAAATCCCACACTACGAGTCCAAGCAGGTGCCAGTTACTTCGGTGATGAAATACCTGATCTTACAGGTAATGCAACTTCCAGGGACCGTCCTGACTGAGCTCGATGCAGCAAATGCCTGCACACGCTTCTACAGAGCTGTCACGGTAGAGGACTATTGGTTGATATTGGCAAGCCTACTGGCCTCTGTGGCCAATTTGTACATTGTCATCGACGTTGACATTGCGGAAGAGTTTCCTTGGATGGAAGCTGCATCCAGAATGTTTGGACAGCTGGATCAAAGAGGGGCAAAGACGAGACTGAGAGTGATTCTGGTGACCAACAGGCCTGTGGTATCTGCGGAGGACCGACGTGATCATCTTGTTATCAAAGCACCTTCAAATAACGCTGTCACGGGTCCCAGGTCGGGCACACAAAGCCGACGGGGGGCAGGCATGAACGGTATTCGAAGCAGAGCATCAGGGAGACGAACATTACGGTTGACATAA
- a CDS encoding uncharacterized protein (EggNog:ENOG503NY8F), with protein MSTSTTLSVSGRGGFSFTEWFNADVDDGSLDPATDAFEEAICIYRDHLTKDQDKRQFISRSHGFAELQATLAETQQKYESLRVKSKTREYLTKFSNLLCHYDNVMKCLIQHNPEYVSLAWGAMKFLFVAFVNHENACSTLAKGLCQIGSILPRAELSLILYPTKRMKRAVAELYANIIKFLVRSKRWYEEGKLKHIWHSLSRPSELRYADLLENIKE; from the exons ATGTCCACCTCTACCACTTTAAGCGTCTCTGGACGCGGTGGCTTTTCATTCACTGAGTGGTTCAATGCTGACGTGGATGATGG AAGCTTGGACCCAGCTACAGATGCGTTTGAAGAAGCGATTTGCATCTACCGTGACCATCTCACCAAAGATCAAGACAAGCGCCAATTCATATCTCGTTCACATGGCTTTGCAGAGCTTCAAGCTACGCTGGCCGAAACGCAGCAAAAGTACGAGTCCCTTCGAGTCAAATCAAAGACTAGAGAGTACTTGACCAAATTCTCTAATCTCCTCTGCCACTACGACAATGTGATGAAATGTCTCATTCAACACAACCCGGAGTATGTTTCTTTGGCTTGGGGTGCCATGAAGTTCTTGTTTGTT GCGTTTGTCAATCACGAAAATGCATGTTCTACCCTCGCCAAGGGTCTTTGCCAGATTGGATCGATTCTCCCTCGTGCAGAGCTATCACTTATTCTTTATCCTACCAAACGCATGAAGCGTGCCGTCGCTGAGCTATATGCCAACATTATCAAGTTCTTGGTACGAAGCAAAAGATGGTACGAGGAAGGGAAGCTGAAGCACATCTGGCACTCATTGTCCCGCCCATCTGAACTGCGATATGCCGATCTTTTGGAAAACATTAAAGAGTGA
- a CDS encoding uncharacterized protein (EggNog:ENOG503NX1Y; COG:O), whose product MASRQRGGFNPPPGRPISQSGRSVSPARATSPDHPTDDEDALHSTFTISRDKTRESNFQTQQLIAAGQSQVPQRHSLRPMTSGEFTSMEPPKHEGEMPYSDDEAPPPRRTTYANGIPAVQSSRFALQPEPSKHYQSRPTKSKTQPQRLEAEQEGLPKTKDATSTVSPQACSTEDKKDQSDDLVWEVVYRINNQHLYLAQPYYSVDHNGVSLLQGDFGLTSLARHLARKPNIAFVVFQDYYTVDYLDQASGARRNGLGYPPMGPGMGMPGGGPLVSTPPRSTQPSPWINETVGEAEDIETPPIFFESIEPVTKGMREALKALLSSKSVSFIRQSLTNPQKELEAPYFFWYFLRDQQDAIRELAEKHQSHLRLLGKYIESAFGNTYRHVDDLLKLGKIELKYLPFLIRPDEVLVTTIRSYVRGYIASAMVQMGKPPERRQTPGVPPPAVQENTFFYEVQCWCWVYSGSSFVSRDVTLRLTNELDENTLMDEEIEIRTLLVYPLRFAEEGVKEHLEAVGNFCWSSRVRKLVAYFDGHEAERFMIDTATYQKLHPGGMLRRDPGCFVLGEDPGLEDNDIYAFPPEVKGFNLRRKAWVDLDVSKIIEVEWDKRAFENLVLSDVKTKDLIKALVTTQVAAENGTDIIKGKGKGLILLLHGAPGTGKTFTAEAVAEITEKPLYRVTCGDIGTSPENVEQYLESVLYLGQMWGCVVLLDEAEVFLEQRGLADLNRNALVSVFLRVLEYYDGILILTSNRVGTFDEAFKSRIQLSIHYDNLNIPQRRKIWRNFLTRLKEIDAESIDSEDIYDSLDEFAKMDLNGRAIRNAITTARQLAKHKNEVVSSSHLQYVIEVASRFDDYIKNVREGLTDEDFARDGGYR is encoded by the exons ATGGCGTCTCG ACAACGTGGAGGATTCAATCCACCTCCTGGACGACCGATCAGTCAAAGCGGCAGATCTGTGTCCCCTGCCAGGGCGACGTCCCCCGACCACCCTaccgatgacgaggatgccCTCCACAGCACTTTCACCATTTCACGGGACAAGACAAGAGAGAGCAACTTCCAAACCCAGCAACTTATTGCCGCAGGACAATCACAGGTACCACAACGGCATAGTCTTAGACCTATGACTTCCGGGGAGTTTACCAGCATGGAGCCACCTAAACATGAAGGTGAAATGCCATactctgatgatgaggcgCCACCACCGCGGAGAACAACCTATGCCAACGGAATACCTGCCGTCCAGAGTTCAAGGTTTGCTCTCCAGCCAGAGCCATCCAAACATTACCAATCTCGTCCGACAAAGTCGAAAACACAACCCCAAAGGCTTGAAGCTGAACAGGAGGGTCTGCCCAAAACCAAGGACGCTACCTCTACTGTGAGTCCTCAGGCTTGCAGCACAGAGGACAAAAAGGACCAATCCGATGACTTGGTGTGGGAAGTGGTATATCGAATCAACAACCAGCATCTCTATCTTGCGCAACCCTACTATTCTGTTGACCACAACGGAGTGAGCTTATTACAGGGCGATTTCGGTCTGACCAGTTTGGCAAGACATTTGGCACGAAAGCCAAACATTGCTTTTGTCGTCTTCCAAGATTATTACACGGTCGATTATTTGGATCAAGCTTCCGGAGCCAGACGGAATGGCCTGGGATATCCTCCCATGGGCCCAGGGATGGGAATGCCTGGGGGAGGGCCCTTAGTATCAACCCCGCCCCGTTCAACACAGCCATCTCCTTGGATCAACGAAACCGTGGGAGAGGCTGAAGACATTGAGACGCCCCCGATATTTTTTGAATCTATTGAACCCGTCACCAAAGGAATGCGGGAGGCTCTGAAAGCCCTGCTTTCTTCCAAAAGTGTGTCCTTCATCCGCCaatccctcaccaacccgcAGAAAGAGCTCGAAGCACCATACTTCTTTTGGTATTTTCTCAGAGATCAACAGGATGCGATCCGTGAGTTGGCAGAGAAACATCAGTCACATCTCAGATTGCTGGGAAAGTACATCGAGAGTGCTTTCGGCAATACCTATCGTCATGTTGACGAccttctcaaactcggcaAGATTGAACTGAAGTATCTTCCGTTCCTCATCCGACCAGACGAGGTTTTGGTGACAACTATACGGTCATACGTCCGAGGCTACATTGCCAGTGCGATGGTTCAAATGGGGAAGCCCCCCGAACGGAGGCAAACTCCCGGCGTTCCTCCCCCTGCCGTGCAAGAAAACACATTCTTTTACGAGGTGCagtgctggtgctgggttTACAGTGGTTCATCTTTTGTGAGTCGAGACGTAACTCTCCGACTCACAAATGAGCTTGATGAAAACACACTCATGGACGAAGAGATAGAGATCAGGACGCTCTTGGTATATCCTCTCCGGTTCGCTGAAGAGGGAGTCAAAGAGCATCTTGAGGCTGTTGGAAATTTTTGTTGGTCATCTAGAGTGAGGAAGTTAGTGGCCTACTTTGATGGGCAT GAAGCCGAACGCTTCATGATTGACACAGCCACATATCAAAAGCTCCATCCAGGTGGGATGCTTCGCCGAGATCCGGGATGCTTCGTTCTTGGGGAAGACCCGGGGCTCGAGGACAACGATATCTATGCGTTTCCACCAGAGGTCAAAGGCTTCAATCTGCGACGCAAGGCCTGGG TTGATCTCGATGTTTCAAAGATTATAGAGGTCGAGTGGGACAAAAGAGCGTTTGAGAATCTCGTGCTGAGTGATGTGAAGACCAAGGACTTGATCAAAGCCCTCGTGACAACTCAAGTGGCCGCAGAAAACGGGACTGACATCATCAAGGGTAAAGGGAAGGGCTTAATCCTCCTTTTGCATGGAGCACCCGGTACAGGCAAAACCTTTACCGCCGAAGCCGTGGCTGAGATTACGGAAAAGCCGCTGTACCGCGTGACATGTGGTGATATCGGGACAAGCCCAGAAAACGTTGAGCAATATCTCGAGTCTGTCCTTTACCTTGGCCAGATGTGGGGCTGCGTCGTCCTACTCGATGAAGCAGAGGTGTTCTTGGAGCAGCGTGGACTGGCAGATCTCAACCGTAACGCACTGGTTTCGGTCTTTCTCCGGGTTTTGGAGTATTACGACGGCATTCTCATATTGACGTCCAACAGAGTGGGAACTTTTGACGAGGCATTCAAAAGTCGAATCCAGTTGTCAATTCACTATGATAATCTCAACATACCGCAGCGGAGGAAGATTTGGCGAAACTTTTTGACCCGCCTGAAGGAGATCGACGCCGAGAGTATCGACTCTGAAGACATTTACGACAGTCTGGATGAGTTTGCCAAGATGGACCTGAACGGCCGTGCTATCCGGAATGCGATCACTACGGCAAGGCAGCTGGCAAAGCACAAGAACGAAGTCGTGAGCAGCTCGCATCTGCAGTATGTCATTGAGGTCGCTTCGAGGTTTGATGATTACATCAAGAATGTCCGGGAGGGACTGACGGATGAAGACTTTGCGAGAGACGGGGGTTATCGTTGA
- a CDS encoding uncharacterized protein (EggNog:ENOG503NUY4; COG:P): MPISWPSFSPRLVYEKGPLKAIPFPAIRLISILVVINLLVWAGVAVVLHYFPKLISPAVLSYTLGLRHALDADHISAIDLMTRRLIASGQRPVAVGTFFSLGHSTIVIVTCIALAATAGAVRDKFDDFERIGGIIGTSVSGTFLLILCIANGWILYRLVQRLKQVLAEQRAARLAPDYDSDAEANADPIGDQMGLEGMGFLSNVFRGVFKAVDRPWKMLPLGMLFGLGFDTSSEIAILGIASIQAAQGTSIWVILIFPLLFTAGMCMVDTTDGALMMALYTNKAFSRDIVAILYYSIVLTSITVFVSAFIGVIQWLSLIDHVAEPDGSFWDGVGAIGDHYEIIGASICGLFLVVGIGSVLVYRPWRRRMDRTVSALPAPEATPSANALVPNPDAAVDYGTTNKQPGTTTVENVDR, from the exons ATGCCGATATCCTGGCCTTCCTTCTCGCCCCGGCTCGTCTACGAGAAGGGACCCCTCAAAGCCATCCCCTTCCCTGCCATCCGACTCATCAGCATCCTCGTGGTCATCAACCTATTGGTCTGGGCTGGTGTAGCCGTTGTCTTGCACTACTTCCCTAAGCTTATCTCGCCGGCTGTTTTATCCTACACCCTCGGTCTTCGTCATGCCCTCGATGCGGATCACATCAGCGCCATTGACCTCATGACCCGGAGGCTGATCGCCTCTGGTCAACGACCTGTCGCCGTGGGAACGTTTTTCAGCTTGGGGCACTCAACGATTGTCATTGTCACTTGCATCGCCCTCGCGGCCACAGCCGGTGCTGTCAGAGACAAATTCGATGACTTTGAGCGCATCGGTGGTATCATCGGGACGAGTGTGTCCGGGACGTTCCTGTTGATTTTGTGCATTGCCAACGGGTGGATTCTTTACCGTTTGGTTCAAAGGCTGAAGCAAGTCCTCGCTGAACAGAGAGCGGCAAGGCTGGCTCCGGACTATGACTCGGATGCGGAGGCCAACGCTGATCCCATTGGCGACCAGATGGGGCTTGAGGGGATGGGGTTCTTGTCGAATGTCTTCAGGGGTGTGTTCAAGGCTGTTGACAGACCATGGAAGATGCTGCCTTTGGGAATGCTCTTTGGGCTTGGCTTTGATACCAGTTCCGAGATTGCCATTCTTGGAATTGCCAGCATTCAGGCTGCCCAGGGGACGAGCATTTGGGTTATTTTGATCTTTCCTCTTTTGTTCACAG CCGGCATGTGCATGGTCGACACTACCGATGGCGCTCTCATGATGGCCCTATACACCAACAAGGCCTTTTCCAGAGACATTGTCGCCATTCTCTACTACTCCATTGTACTTACAAGCATCACTGTCTTTGTCTCTGCCTTCATTGGTGTGATCCAGTGGCTGTCCTTGATTGACCATGTTGCTGAACCAGATGGAAGCTTCTGGGATGGTGTCGGCGCCATTGGTGACCACTACGAGATTATTGGCGCCAGCATTTGCGGTCTTTTCCTTGTTGTGGGTATTGGCTCAGTGTTGGTTTATCGtccatggaggaggagaatggACCGGACGGTCAGTGCGCTCCCAGCGCCTGAGGCGACGCCTAGTGCGAATGCCCTTGTACCCAACCCCGATGCGGCGGTCGACTATGGCACAACGAACAAGCAGCCTGGAACCACCACTGTGGAGAATGTGGATAGGTGA
- a CDS encoding uncharacterized protein (COG:I; EggNog:ENOG503NWPT) has translation MATNSETTPLVNANTDLQSYYSSLESRIGYRLLLGGTRHFGYWKHDTYWPFPLSKPLRAMEDKLAELLALPRGAEVLDAGCGVGHVALHMAKAHGLRISGIDVVDHHIAKARCNIGRSGLPEGTVTVRKMDYHHLEKLPDESLDGVYTMETFVHATDPKVVLAGFYRILRPGGRLAQFEYDHDLMADSPEDMAVSMRKINQYAAMPTNNISHPGVFKKMAEDAGFENVVVHDLTPNVKPMTRLFFVLAIIPYLIVRLLGLERHFINTIAAVETYRGLGRWRYIAISASKPGGPLEVSKTR, from the coding sequence ATGGCGACCAATTCCGAGACCACGCCGCTGGTTAACGCCAACACCGACCTGCAATCCTACTACTCCTCACTGGAGTCCCGCATTGGGTATCGCCTGCTACTTGGAGGCACCCGCCATTTTGGGTACTGGAAACATGATACATACTGGCCATTCCCGTTATCGAAGCCCCTGAGGGCAATGGAAGACAAGCTGGCTGAGCTACTGGCTCTGCCCCGCGGCGCCGAGGTTCTTGATGCGGGCTGCGGCGTGGGCCATGTCGCATTGCACATGGCAAAAGCACATGGCTTGCGCATCTCAGGTATCGATGTCGTTGATCACCACATCGCCAAGGCCAGGTGCAACATTGGTCGTTCAGGGCTGCCTGAAGGCACTGTCACAGTCCGGAAAATGGACTATCACCACTTGGAGAAATTGCCGGATGAGTCGCTTGACGGGGTTTATACGATGGAAACATTTGTCCATGCCACGGACCCAAAAGTTGTGCTCGCCGGGTTCTACCGTATCCTTCGGCCAGGCGGCCGGCTGGCCCAATTCGAGTACGACCACGATCTGATGGCCGACTCCCCAGAGGACATGGCAGTCTCGATGCGCAAGATCAACCAGTATGCCGCCATGCCAACAAATAATATATCACACCCCGGTGTGTTCAAGAAGATGGCCGAGGATGCGGGATTCGAGAATGTCGTCGTCCACGATCTCACACCAAACGTCAAGCCCATGACACGGTTGTTCTTTGTGCTGGCCATCATCCCGTACTTGATCGTTCGGCTGCTTGGACTCGAGAGGCACTTCATCAACACGATCGCTGCGGTAGAGACATATCGAGGGCTCGGGAGGTGGCGGTATATTGCGATATCTGCCAGCAAGCCAGGCGGTCCGCTGGAAGTGTCGAAGACGCGGTAG
- a CDS encoding uncharacterized protein (EggNog:ENOG503P2ZH; COG:S), giving the protein MSESTCEVCWGLNASDTDRIYFEIEELTASVKDGCASCILLWKALEHAMPNLSQEDGRVDLLQDDGRPLEVIYLDHEGSRKLLDIYCHADSPTSCSWIGPSTEVSIDSSSDECFALAERWINDCITEHERCADGEPQLLPTRVIDIGAAEQPPRLRLHIPQNESARYVALSHCWGSPEKAARTIKMTADNLSQFQTEIPWIKLTKTFQDAVIITRRLGIRYLWIDSLCIIQGDAQDWAIEASKMTTVYANAFFVIAASGATDGDGGCFLGSRAASVEGVLPIECSGVGGRKSTAYARRVRRSYEDSRRITRSAQSVHGWMTGLGQPLEKRAWTYQEEKLANRILYYTQDELQWRCATFNACECSPPSVNILAHDLSRTQDGNSEVWCRMVLAYTQRELTYISDRLPALSGIATGWELSENDTFCAGLWRRGLPRQLLWMRSHEMDTSIPVISSKRHPEYYAPTWSWASITGAVDFILDRLEFHARIADCETEPSTANRFGPVRSGHITLMGFLIPVKASMNWDCKSIWSKKMPRVTDNRPDRNNQYLGEMLPDIETETREYPEIKEQECYHLLALGHNRVDTWISIKSLVLRQVQSTPNAYTRVGLLEVRHDGTLKTFFSDTQECRITIL; this is encoded by the coding sequence ATGTCTGAGTCGACCTGCGAAGTGTGCTGGGGTCTCAACGCCTCAGATACCGACAGAATATATTTCGAAATTGAAGAACTGACTGCTTCTGTCAAAGATGGTTGCGCTTCATGCATATTGCTTTGGAAAGCACTGGAGCATGCGATGCCCAATTTGAGTCAAGAGGATGGCCGAGTTGACTTGCTCCAGGACGATGGGAGACCATTGGAGGTGATTTACCTCGACCACGAAGGCAGCCGCAAGCTGCTTGACATCTACTGCCATGCCGATTCACCTACCTCATGCTCTTGGATCGGACCGTCTACCGAAGTCTCGATTGATTCTTCCTCGGATGAATGTTTCGCGTTGGCCGAGCGTTGGATCAACGACTGCATCACTGAACATGAGAGATGTGCTGACGGCGAACCCCAACTGCTCCCCACGCGAGTCATCGATATAGGAGCGGCGGAGCAGCCACCTCGACTTCGCCTTCATATTCCACAGAACGAATCGGCCCGATATGTCGCTCTTAGCCATTGCTGGGGTTCACCGGAGAAAGCTGCGAGGACGATTAAAATGACAGCCGATAACCTCAGCCAGTTCCAAACCGAGATACCCTGGATCAAGCTGACCAAGACCTTCCAAGACGCCGTTATCATCACTCGCCGCCTAGGTATACGGTACCTTTGGATCGACTCTCTCTGTATCATCCAAGGTGATGCCCAAGACTGGGCTATCGAAGCCTCGAAAATGACGACGGTGTATGCCAACGCTTTCTTTGTTATTGCAGCGAGCGGTGCTAccgatggcgatgggggtTGCTTTTTGGGCTCTCGTGCCGCCAGCGTGGAGGGTGTTCTGCCTATTGAGTGTAGTGGcgtgggagggaggaaaagCACTGCCTATGCAAGACGAGTTAGAAGGAGCTACGAGGACAGCCGCAGAATCACGCGGTCTGCACAGAGTGTGCATGGCTGGATGACGGGCTTAGGACAGCCCCTTGAGAAGCGTGCGTGGACCTACCAGGAGGAGAAATTGGCTAATCGTATCTTGTATTACACACAAGACGAGCTTCAGTGGCGTTGCGCGACCTTCAACGCTTGCGAGTGTTCTCCCCCTTCGGTGAACATACTGGCGCATGACCTCTCACGCACTCAGGACGGAAACAGCGAGGTGTGGTGTCGTATGGTGCTGGCATACACACAGCGCGAGTTGACGTACATCTCGGATCGCCTTCCTGCGCTATCGGGCATCGCTACTGGGTGGGAACTTTCTGAAAATGACACCTTTTGTGCTGGCTTATGGCGGCGGGGTCTTCCTCGGCAACTATTGTGGATGAGAAGCCACGAGATGGATACGAGTATCCCCGTCATCAGTTCCAAAAGGCATCCCGAATATTATGCCCCGACCTGGTCGTGGGCTTCCATCACCGGCGCAGTGGATTTCATTTTGGACCGCCTCGAGTTCCACGCCCGCATTGCAGACTGCGAGACGGAACCCTCGACTGCGAATCGCTTTGGGCCAGTTCGGTCCGGTCACATTACGCTGATGGGATTCTTGATACCCGTCAAAGCGAGCATGAACTGGGACTGCAAGAGCATTTGGAGCAAGAAAATGCCCCGGGTGACGGATAACCGCCCAGATCGCAACAACCAGTACCTTGGCGAGATGCTCCCGGATATCGAAACGGAAACTCGCGAATATCCCGAAATAAAAGAACAAGAATGCTATCACCTTTTGGCCTTGGGTCATAATAGAGTGGACACTTGGATCAGCATCAAGTCCCTAGTCCTTCGACAGGTGCAGTCCACCCCGAATGCTTACACTAGAGTTGGATTGTTGGAGGTTAGACACGATGGAACTTTGAAGACATTCTTCAGTGACACCCAAGAATGTCGAATAACCATTCTATAG